The Bacillus sp. Y1 genome has a window encoding:
- the rpiB gene encoding ribose 5-phosphate isomerase B, which yields MKVAIASDHGGVNIREEIKSLMDEIGIQYDDFGCECDTSVDYPDFALPVAQKVANGEYDRGILICGTGIGMSIAANKVNGIRCALVHDVFSAKATRQHNDSNMLAMGERVIGPGLAREIAMVWLETEFEGGRHANRIGKISDYEKSK from the coding sequence ATGAAGGTAGCAATTGCATCTGATCACGGTGGCGTAAATATTCGAGAAGAAATTAAAAGTCTTATGGATGAAATTGGAATTCAGTATGATGATTTTGGCTGTGAATGTGATACATCAGTCGATTATCCAGATTTTGCTTTGCCGGTTGCGCAAAAGGTAGCGAACGGTGAATACGATCGCGGAATTTTGATTTGTGGAACAGGAATCGGAATGAGCATTGCTGCAAATAAAGTAAACGGCATTCGTTGTGCCCTTGTTCATGACGTATTTAGTGCGAAGGCAACACGTCAGCATAACGACAGCAATATGCTAGCAATGGGAGAAAGAGTTATCGGACCTGGACTGGCACGTGAGATTGCTATGGTGTGGCTTGAAACGGAATTTGAAGGCGGAAGACATGCAAACAGAATTGGGAAAATAAGCGATTACGAGAAAAGCAAGTAA
- a CDS encoding methyl-accepting chemotaxis protein, with amino-acid sequence MGEKKAFKFGLRKKLVLFTTILAVITYTTSALFIDVLFPIIQDFIGMNKAGFSIVTYLLGILWSGILAFLAAGFIIKPLQKLERVTLKAAHGDICEDVELSKSDDEIRSLGVAFNHMLFNLRDMVQTIDENFKQTNEKVIAITKESAMAAERAEMIDRTVNEISLGAENSAAATQDSASSIDEVTHLAEEVQLTAKQSKKISNEMVEELDQSKKVIFSLVSGIQTLAEDNKQSLVSVKKLEENASQVERIIQLVGDIAAQTNLLALNASIEAARAGEHGKGFAVVADEVRKLADESAKAVQGISELIQNIQGEVRNVVSQITNQVDIALGQAENGNATNQAIEEMTRTVVQMASAVEKISILVDRQMEGIQHTATQSQEVAAIAEETSAGATEVAIAVGQQTEVIENVERLAHELNDQAVKLKGTITRFKM; translated from the coding sequence ATGGGGGAGAAAAAGGCATTCAAGTTTGGGCTTAGGAAAAAGCTTGTATTATTTACTACCATTTTAGCAGTGATTACGTATACAACGAGTGCGTTATTTATTGATGTATTATTTCCGATCATTCAGGACTTTATTGGAATGAATAAAGCGGGCTTTTCGATCGTCACTTATTTATTGGGGATCCTATGGTCCGGGATTTTAGCGTTTTTAGCGGCTGGTTTTATCATTAAGCCTCTTCAAAAGCTAGAGCGAGTCACACTAAAAGCAGCGCACGGGGACATTTGTGAGGATGTGGAGTTATCCAAATCAGATGACGAAATTCGCTCGCTAGGCGTCGCATTTAATCATATGCTGTTTAATTTACGTGATATGGTCCAAACCATTGATGAGAACTTCAAGCAAACGAATGAAAAGGTCATTGCCATTACAAAAGAAAGTGCCATGGCGGCAGAAAGAGCAGAAATGATCGATCGAACGGTCAATGAAATCTCGCTTGGAGCAGAAAACTCAGCGGCTGCGACTCAAGACTCAGCAAGTTCGATTGATGAAGTCACTCATCTTGCGGAAGAAGTTCAATTAACAGCAAAGCAGTCGAAAAAAATCTCCAATGAGATGGTCGAAGAGCTTGACCAGTCTAAAAAGGTAATTTTCTCACTAGTATCAGGCATTCAAACGCTTGCTGAAGATAATAAGCAGTCGCTAGTCTCAGTGAAAAAACTAGAGGAAAATGCGTCGCAAGTGGAAAGGATTATCCAATTGGTTGGGGATATAGCGGCCCAGACTAACCTTTTAGCTCTTAACGCATCGATTGAAGCGGCTCGGGCAGGTGAGCACGGAAAAGGATTTGCTGTTGTTGCAGACGAAGTTCGTAAGCTAGCGGATGAGAGTGCAAAAGCGGTTCAAGGAATTTCTGAGCTGATTCAAAATATACAGGGCGAAGTACGTAATGTGGTGTCTCAGATAACAAACCAAGTAGATATTGCACTTGGACAAGCTGAAAATGGCAATGCTACCAACCAAGCAATTGAAGAAATGACAAGAACAGTCGTTCAAATGGCGTCAGCAGTAGAAAAAATTTCAATTCTTGTTGACCGACAAATGGAAGGAATTCAGCATACAGCCACGCAATCACAGGAAGTGGCTGCGATAGCAGAAGAAACATCGGCAGGAGCAACAGAGGTAGCGATAGCTGTAGGGCAGCAAACAGAGGTCATCGAAAATGTTGAGCGCCTTGCGCACGAGTTGAATGATCAAGCAGTTAAACTTAAAGGTACGATTACTAGATTTAAGATGTAG
- a CDS encoding low molecular weight protein arginine phosphatase: MINVLFVCTGNTCRSPMAEAILKSKNIPGVEVRSSGVFAMNGSDASSHAKKVLDTQQMEHDHQSSLLTEQQVEWATYILTMTAGHKANIVATFPAAQVKTFTLKEFAGEFGDVSDPYGGSLSVYQQTFEELKQLIEKSLHKLS; the protein is encoded by the coding sequence ATGATAAATGTATTGTTTGTATGTACCGGAAACACGTGCAGAAGTCCAATGGCTGAGGCTATTTTAAAAAGTAAAAACATACCTGGAGTAGAAGTCCGTTCTTCCGGAGTATTTGCTATGAATGGAAGCGATGCATCTTCACATGCAAAAAAAGTACTAGACACTCAACAGATGGAGCATGACCATCAATCCTCTTTATTAACGGAACAGCAGGTAGAGTGGGCCACGTATATATTAACGATGACAGCGGGTCATAAAGCGAATATTGTTGCCACGTTCCCGGCAGCACAAGTGAAAACCTTTACACTGAAAGAATTTGCTGGTGAATTTGGGGATGTAAGTGACCCTTATGGTGGATCTCTGTCTGTTTACCAACAAACATTCGAAGAGCTGAAGCAATTAATTGAAAAAAGCTTACACAAATTATCGTAA
- a CDS encoding manganese efflux pump MntP: MSSMVGEVITLIIMAFALGMDAFSVGLGMGMFRLGLRQILKIGITIGLFHIWMPLLGMIAGRFLSEQFGAFAAYCGGGLLIVLGLQMLWSCFREDDSSFITPVGFGLLVFALSVSLDSFSVGLTLGIYGAKTFLVLTCFGIGATILTWLGLLVGRKVQGWLGTYSEALGGTILLAFGIKLLLPF; this comes from the coding sequence ATGTCATCAATGGTTGGAGAAGTGATCACACTAATAATAATGGCATTTGCACTAGGAATGGATGCATTTTCAGTGGGCTTGGGAATGGGAATGTTCAGGCTCGGCCTTCGGCAAATTTTAAAAATTGGAATCACCATCGGGTTATTCCATATTTGGATGCCGTTATTAGGGATGATTGCAGGAAGATTTTTGTCCGAGCAGTTTGGTGCATTTGCTGCTTATTGCGGCGGAGGCCTTTTAATTGTATTAGGTTTGCAAATGCTTTGGTCATGCTTTAGAGAAGACGACAGTTCCTTTATCACTCCGGTAGGTTTTGGATTACTCGTATTTGCACTAAGTGTGAGTCTTGATAGCTTTTCGGTCGGGTTGACACTAGGTATTTATGGTGCCAAAACATTTCTAGTCCTAACTTGCTTCGGAATTGGTGCCACTATTTTAACTTGGTTAGGTCTTCTTGTGGGACGTAAAGTTCAAGGGTGGCTTGGAACATACAGTGAAGCATTAGGAGGCACGATTTTGCTTGCCTTTGGGATTAAATTATTGCTACCATTCTAA
- a CDS encoding L-threonylcarbamoyladenylate synthase, whose product MQTKLWTVDKNVDNPKNYPQIAQAASLLRENEVVAFPTETVYGLGGNAHSDKAIHKIYEAKGRPSDNPLIIHIADRDQLNEFVTHIPDKANKLMNAFWPGPLTIIFEKKTSELSQLATAGLSTVAVRMPNHPVALAVIKQARVPIAAPSANSSGKPSPTKASHVLEDLNGKIAGIVDGGATGVGVESTVIDCTEEIPIILRPGGVTRDELERVVGEVLVDPALKDQNEAPKSPGMKYRHYAPKSPLFLVKGDRDKLQQLIEKERSEGRKVGVLTTTENEGFYQADEVIFCGTRENLATVASSLYDVLRSFDQRHVDIIFSEMFPSTGVGEAIMNRLMKAAGNQIIE is encoded by the coding sequence ATACAAACAAAGCTATGGACAGTGGATAAAAATGTGGATAATCCGAAAAACTATCCACAAATTGCACAGGCTGCATCACTTTTAAGAGAAAATGAAGTGGTCGCGTTTCCTACTGAGACGGTATATGGACTCGGAGGAAATGCCCATTCGGATAAAGCGATTCACAAAATATATGAAGCAAAGGGTCGCCCGAGCGATAATCCACTGATTATTCACATTGCCGACAGGGACCAACTGAATGAATTTGTTACTCACATACCAGACAAGGCCAACAAGCTAATGAATGCGTTTTGGCCTGGCCCGCTTACAATCATCTTTGAAAAAAAGACCTCTGAATTGTCACAGCTAGCAACAGCGGGTTTATCCACTGTGGCAGTAAGGATGCCGAATCATCCCGTTGCTCTAGCGGTGATCAAACAAGCGAGAGTTCCTATTGCAGCGCCAAGTGCGAACAGTTCAGGAAAACCTAGTCCGACGAAAGCATCACATGTGCTAGAGGATTTGAATGGGAAAATCGCTGGCATTGTGGACGGCGGAGCAACAGGAGTTGGAGTTGAATCAACCGTCATTGATTGCACAGAAGAGATTCCGATTATTTTACGGCCGGGTGGAGTGACAAGGGACGAGCTTGAGAGAGTAGTAGGTGAGGTTCTAGTGGACCCAGCTCTAAAGGATCAAAACGAAGCGCCAAAATCTCCTGGCATGAAGTATCGTCATTATGCACCCAAATCTCCTCTTTTTTTAGTAAAAGGAGACCGGGACAAGCTTCAGCAACTTATTGAAAAAGAAAGAAGTGAAGGTCGAAAGGTTGGCGTGTTAACGACCACAGAAAATGAGGGCTTTTACCAAGCGGATGAAGTGATTTTCTGCGGAACAAGAGAAAATCTTGCAACTGTGGCAAGCTCTTTATACGATGTGTTACGCTCGTTTGACCAAAGACACGTAGACATTATATTTAGTGAGATGTTTCCTTCCACCGGTGTGGGCGAAGCGATTATGAATCGATTGATGAAGGCGGCCGGAAACCAGATCATTGAATAA
- a CDS encoding GNAT family N-acetyltransferase: MVRCAQVEDIRKLVNFLEKANLGTEGVEEAVDYFLLLEDEAGNIQATLGIEPHGPVGLLRSLAITSRASEKELLLIFEQMLLLAKEKQMQSLYLATNKKGSVQFFEMMGFQQVEKEALHEKIFDSAHVQHILTVDNSMFMELKLD; this comes from the coding sequence ATGGTTCGTTGTGCACAAGTAGAGGATATAAGGAAACTAGTAAACTTTTTAGAAAAGGCAAACTTGGGGACCGAGGGAGTAGAAGAAGCTGTGGATTATTTTCTTCTATTAGAAGATGAAGCTGGAAATATTCAAGCAACACTTGGAATTGAACCACATGGCCCTGTCGGATTGCTACGATCTTTAGCCATCACTTCGCGTGCGAGTGAAAAGGAATTGCTGTTAATTTTTGAACAAATGTTATTATTAGCAAAGGAAAAGCAGATGCAATCACTATATTTAGCCACAAACAAAAAGGGATCTGTCCAATTTTTCGAGATGATGGGTTTTCAACAGGTAGAAAAGGAAGCGTTACACGAAAAAATATTCGACTCCGCTCACGTCCAACATATCTTAACTGTGGATAACTCGATGTTCATGGAATTAAAACTGGATTAA
- the spoIIR gene encoding stage II sporulation protein R, with the protein MKTKTLAKLYIIILCIGTLLSLYIPKNEVTANEAIVIPNEAIRLRILANSDLEVDQELKREVRDEVNAAITEWVAELTSVEAARDLIQSRLPEIKAIAEEVLEKNGSNQSVKTDFGKVEFPTKLYGEFLYPAGEYEAVLITLGAGEGANWWCVLFPPLCFLDFSNSVAVKEGVDEQEEKEAKVEEEKAETQEAKEPVFVEEKKDEQEVEVKFFLVELWDKIFS; encoded by the coding sequence ATGAAAACAAAAACACTTGCGAAATTATATATAATCATATTATGCATAGGAACATTACTAAGTTTATACATACCAAAAAATGAAGTCACAGCCAACGAAGCGATTGTCATCCCGAATGAGGCCATTCGCTTACGAATTCTAGCAAACAGTGATTTAGAAGTAGACCAAGAGCTCAAGCGTGAAGTTCGAGATGAAGTAAACGCAGCGATCACAGAGTGGGTAGCAGAATTAACTTCTGTAGAAGCAGCGCGTGACTTAATTCAATCTCGCTTACCAGAAATCAAGGCAATTGCAGAAGAAGTACTAGAAAAGAATGGATCGAACCAAAGCGTAAAAACAGATTTCGGAAAAGTAGAGTTTCCAACGAAGTTATATGGTGAGTTCTTGTATCCAGCTGGTGAGTACGAAGCAGTACTGATTACGTTAGGAGCAGGAGAAGGAGCGAACTGGTGGTGTGTGTTGTTCCCGCCTTTATGCTTCCTAGACTTCTCTAATTCCGTAGCCGTAAAAGAAGGCGTTGACGAACAAGAAGAGAAAGAAGCAAAAGTAGAAGAAGAAAAAGCCGAAACTCAAGAAGCGAAAGAGCCAGTGTTCGTAGAGGAAAAGAAGGATGAACAAGAAGTTGAAGTGAAGTTTTTCCTTGTAGAACTTTGGGATAAGATCTTTTCATAA
- the prmC gene encoding peptide chain release factor N(5)-glutamine methyltransferase encodes MSKKVFEALAWASSFLKEHGRDENAGELLLRHYMNMSRSSLLASLHDVVEEAIWEPFVESVKKHGEGIPVQYMIGYEEFYGRRFSVNQEVLIPRPETEELVYGSLERIKRLFGEEQVQLVDIGTGSGAIAITMKLERPALRVTATDIAETSLTVARKNAEELGAKVEFLQGDLLLPFIESNTKFDVVLSNPPYIPLGDEEEMSVVVTEHEPHRALFAGEDGLDLYRRFMNELPQVVKNKALVGFEIGAGQSEAVSGMLQETFPNALVEVVYDINGKDRMVFAEIGF; translated from the coding sequence ATGAGTAAAAAAGTGTTCGAAGCCCTCGCTTGGGCTTCTTCTTTTTTAAAGGAGCATGGCCGCGACGAAAATGCGGGGGAATTATTGCTTCGGCATTATATGAATATGTCACGGTCAAGCCTTTTGGCGAGTTTACATGATGTGGTCGAAGAAGCAATATGGGAGCCGTTTGTTGAGTCAGTAAAAAAGCATGGTGAAGGAATTCCTGTTCAATACATGATCGGTTATGAAGAGTTTTACGGTCGTCGTTTTTCCGTTAATCAAGAGGTGTTGATTCCAAGACCGGAAACCGAAGAATTGGTTTATGGTTCATTGGAGCGTATAAAGAGGTTATTCGGTGAGGAGCAGGTTCAGCTTGTTGATATCGGAACCGGGAGCGGAGCGATCGCAATTACAATGAAGCTTGAGCGTCCCGCTTTACGGGTGACAGCAACTGATATTGCTGAGACCTCTCTGACGGTTGCTCGAAAAAATGCAGAAGAGCTTGGAGCTAAGGTTGAATTTTTACAAGGAGACCTGCTCTTGCCATTTATAGAGTCAAACACGAAGTTTGACGTGGTTCTCTCAAATCCTCCTTATATTCCACTTGGAGATGAGGAGGAGATGTCGGTCGTTGTGACAGAGCACGAACCACACCGAGCTTTATTTGCGGGAGAAGACGGCTTGGACTTGTATCGCCGCTTTATGAACGAACTTCCCCAAGTTGTAAAAAATAAAGCATTAGTTGGTTTTGAAATAGGTGCCGGGCAGTCAGAAGCAGTTAGCGGAATGCTCCAAGAAACATTTCCAAATGCATTGGTTGAGGTCGTATATGATATCAATGGTAAGGACCGGATGGTTTTTGCGGAAATTGGATTTTAA
- the prfA gene encoding peptide chain release factor 1, producing MFDRLQSVEDRYERLNELLSDPEIVNDSKKLREYSKEQSDLSATVEVYREYKDVKEQLQDAKAMLEEKLDADMREMVKEELSELEDRMEDLQARLRILLIPKDPNDDKNVIMEIRGAAGGDEAALFAGDLYRMYSRYAESQGWKTEVMDANTTGVGGYKEIIFMINGTSAFSKLKFENGAHRVQRVPETESGGRIHTSTATVAVLPEAEELEVEIHDKDIRTDTFASSGAGGQSVNTTMSAVRLTHIPTGVVVSCQDEKSQIKNKEKAMKVLRARVYDKFQREAQAEYDQVRKSAVGTGDRSERIRTYNFPQNRVTDHRIGLTIQKLDQILQGKLDEVLEALIVEEQSRKLEEASNE from the coding sequence TTGTTTGATCGTCTTCAATCAGTAGAGGATCGCTATGAAAGACTGAACGAGCTTTTAAGTGACCCAGAGATCGTGAATGATTCAAAAAAATTACGTGAGTACTCGAAGGAGCAGTCAGATTTATCTGCAACTGTTGAAGTGTATCGTGAGTATAAAGATGTAAAAGAGCAGCTTCAAGACGCGAAAGCCATGCTTGAAGAAAAGCTCGATGCAGATATGCGTGAAATGGTAAAGGAAGAATTAAGTGAATTAGAAGACCGTATGGAAGATCTTCAAGCGCGTCTACGTATCTTGTTGATTCCCAAGGATCCGAACGACGACAAAAACGTTATCATGGAAATCCGCGGAGCCGCTGGTGGAGATGAAGCAGCTTTATTCGCGGGTGACCTGTACCGCATGTACTCTAGATATGCAGAATCGCAAGGTTGGAAAACAGAAGTGATGGATGCCAATACTACGGGCGTTGGTGGCTACAAAGAAATCATTTTTATGATTAATGGCACTAGTGCTTTCTCGAAACTTAAGTTCGAAAATGGTGCTCACCGCGTACAGCGTGTTCCGGAAACAGAATCAGGCGGACGTATTCATACATCAACAGCAACTGTTGCCGTTTTACCGGAAGCAGAAGAACTAGAAGTTGAGATTCATGACAAAGATATTCGTACAGATACCTTTGCATCAAGTGGAGCGGGTGGACAGTCCGTTAATACAACGATGTCAGCCGTTCGTTTAACACATATTCCTACAGGTGTTGTCGTTTCGTGTCAGGATGAGAAGTCACAGATTAAGAACAAGGAAAAAGCGATGAAGGTACTTCGTGCCCGCGTGTACGATAAATTCCAACGTGAAGCTCAAGCAGAGTACGACCAAGTTCGTAAATCTGCGGTTGGAACAGGTGACCGTTCTGAGCGTATCCGTACGTATAACTTTCCGCAAAACCGTGTGACTGACCACCGCATCGGATTAACGATTCAAAAGCTTGATCAAATTTTACAAGGAAAGCTTGATGAAGTGCTTGAAGCGTTAATTGTGGAAGAACAATCAAGAAAGCTAGAAGAAGCATCTAATGAGTAA
- a CDS encoding lipoprotein, whose product MKRWLIILLAVLVLSACNNNPKGLSDQQEDRAGRSFVANKDTGQDNTQSRGWQRGDQNPNFLNTDGGRVDYDGYIDKARETVNATDEFEAGSIWVNGNRLWVTAYKKGQMSRQERVDAEARLHKKLVKAVPRYEIEVQVKEDRS is encoded by the coding sequence GTGAAAAGATGGCTTATTATACTTTTGGCGGTTTTGGTTTTATCAGCTTGTAACAATAATCCAAAGGGCTTGTCTGATCAGCAGGAGGATCGTGCGGGAAGGTCGTTTGTTGCTAATAAAGATACTGGGCAAGACAATACTCAGTCAAGAGGGTGGCAACGAGGCGATCAAAATCCAAATTTTTTAAATACGGATGGTGGCCGAGTTGATTATGATGGTTATATTGATAAAGCAAGAGAAACGGTGAATGCTACCGATGAGTTCGAAGCAGGATCCATTTGGGTGAATGGAAATCGTCTGTGGGTAACGGCTTATAAAAAAGGGCAGATGTCACGTCAGGAAAGAGTGGATGCAGAAGCACGATTACACAAGAAGCTCGTGAAGGCTGTCCCTCGTTATGAAATCGAAGTACAGGTCAAAGAAGACCGCTCATAA
- a CDS encoding thymidine kinase, producing MYVMKHHGWVEVICGSMFSGKSEELIRRVRRAQFAKQKIAVFKPKIDNRYSDEAVVSHNGTSFIARPIAHSTEIFQHIDPEIDLIAIDEVQFFDDEVVKVIQHFADSGHRVVAAGLDQDFRGEPFTVMPALMAIAELVTKLQAVCAVCGSPASRTQRLINGEPASYDDPIILVGASEAYEPRCRHHHEVPKSPNVIERADFTQSKL from the coding sequence ATGTATGTAATGAAGCACCATGGTTGGGTAGAAGTGATTTGTGGCAGCATGTTCTCTGGGAAGTCGGAAGAACTGATTCGTCGCGTAAGAAGAGCCCAGTTTGCCAAACAAAAAATTGCCGTTTTTAAGCCGAAAATTGATAATAGATACAGCGATGAAGCTGTTGTCTCTCACAATGGTACATCGTTTATTGCGCGTCCAATCGCCCATTCAACAGAGATTTTTCAGCATATTGATCCTGAAATCGATTTGATTGCCATTGATGAAGTGCAATTTTTCGATGACGAAGTAGTAAAAGTCATTCAGCACTTTGCTGATAGCGGCCATCGCGTTGTAGCTGCAGGCTTGGACCAAGACTTCCGTGGCGAGCCATTTACCGTCATGCCAGCTTTAATGGCCATCGCAGAGCTAGTAACAAAGCTGCAAGCAGTATGTGCGGTTTGCGGATCACCTGCTAGTCGAACGCAACGACTAATTAACGGAGAGCCAGCCTCTTACGATGACCCCATTATCCTGGTAGGTGCATCAGAAGCATACGAACCGCGCTGTCGCCACCACCATGAAGTTCCCAAGTCACCAAACGTAATTGAACGTGCGGACTTTACACAGTCGAAATTATAA
- the rpmE gene encoding 50S ribosomal protein L31, with amino-acid sequence MREGIHPNYKKVTVSCACGNTFETGSVKKELRIETCSECHPFYTGRQKFAEAGGRVDRFNKKYGIKATN; translated from the coding sequence ATGAGAGAAGGAATTCATCCTAACTATAAAAAAGTAACGGTATCTTGTGCATGTGGCAACACATTCGAAACTGGTTCAGTAAAGAAAGAACTTCGTATCGAAACTTGCTCAGAATGTCATCCATTCTACACAGGACGTCAAAAGTTTGCTGAAGCAGGCGGACGTGTTGACCGTTTCAACAAGAAATACGGAATTAAAGCTACAAACTAA
- the rho gene encoding transcription termination factor Rho has product MELTISSLENMKLKELYELAKTFKVSYYSKLTKKELIFAILKARAESEGFFFMEGVLEIIQSEGFGFLRPINYSPSSEDIYISASQIRRFDLRNGDKVSGKVRPPKENERYFGLLQVGAVNGDDPESAKERVHFPALTPLYPDRQMKLETSPKHVSTRIMDLISPVGFGQRGLIVAPPKAGKTMLLKQIANSITTNHPEAELIVLLIDERPEEVTDIERSVAGDVVSSTFDEVPENHIKVAELVLERAMRLVEHKRDVIILMDSITRLARAYNLVIPPSGRTLSGGIDPAAFHRPKRFFGAARNIEEGGSLTILATALVDTGSRMDDVIYEEFKGTGNMELHLDRGLAERRIFPAIDIRRSGTRKEELLIPKDHLDKLWAIRKSMSDTPDFVDKFLRKLKQTKSNEEFFAKLDEEIKAKRNS; this is encoded by the coding sequence ATGGAATTAACAATTTCAAGCCTGGAAAATATGAAGCTAAAAGAGCTTTATGAGCTAGCAAAGACCTTTAAAGTGTCTTATTATAGCAAGCTAACAAAAAAAGAACTTATTTTTGCGATTTTAAAAGCACGTGCGGAATCAGAGGGCTTTTTCTTTATGGAAGGTGTCCTTGAAATCATACAGTCTGAAGGCTTCGGTTTCCTACGACCTATCAACTACTCCCCAAGCTCAGAGGATATTTATATTTCAGCCTCACAAATTAGACGTTTTGATCTCAGAAATGGTGATAAAGTATCTGGTAAAGTTCGTCCACCAAAGGAAAACGAGCGTTATTTTGGACTTTTACAGGTTGGTGCCGTTAACGGTGATGACCCGGAATCAGCAAAGGAACGTGTTCACTTCCCTGCGTTAACACCTTTATATCCTGATCGTCAAATGAAGCTTGAAACGTCACCAAAGCATGTGAGTACGAGAATTATGGATCTTATTTCTCCTGTTGGTTTTGGTCAGCGTGGATTGATCGTTGCTCCTCCAAAAGCGGGGAAAACGATGCTATTAAAGCAAATTGCCAATAGCATTACGACGAATCATCCTGAGGCAGAGCTGATTGTTCTGTTAATTGATGAACGTCCGGAAGAGGTAACAGACATCGAGCGTTCGGTTGCTGGCGATGTGGTTAGCTCAACATTTGACGAAGTGCCTGAAAATCATATTAAAGTGGCCGAGCTTGTGCTAGAGCGTGCGATGCGTCTAGTGGAGCATAAGCGCGATGTAATTATCCTTATGGACAGTATTACTCGTCTCGCTCGTGCGTACAATCTTGTGATACCTCCAAGTGGTCGTACGTTATCAGGGGGGATTGACCCTGCAGCATTTCACCGTCCGAAACGATTCTTTGGTGCAGCGCGTAACATTGAGGAAGGTGGAAGCTTAACCATCCTTGCTACAGCGCTTGTGGATACAGGATCTCGTATGGATGATGTGATTTATGAAGAATTTAAAGGAACCGGTAATATGGAGCTTCACCTGGATCGTGGTCTAGCTGAACGCCGTATTTTCCCTGCCATCGACATCCGCCGTTCGGGAACTCGTAAGGAAGAGCTACTTATTCCGAAAGATCATCTGGATAAGCTATGGGCAATCCGTAAATCGATGTCCGATACGCCTGACTTTGTGGATAAATTTTTACGTAAGCTGAAGCAAACGAAGTCAAACGAAGAGTTCTTTGCTAAGCTTGACGAAGAAATAAAAGCAAAAAGGAATTCATAG